A stretch of Oryza brachyantha chromosome 4, ObraRS2, whole genome shotgun sequence DNA encodes these proteins:
- the LOC102718261 gene encoding uncharacterized protein LOC102718261 codes for MEQHPGGKKSNKITEIVRLQQMLKKWRKLSVAPKDAAAGAGGNGGGGGGAGGGGNAGESKAKKFLKRTLSFTDSGPSSGCGGSPSSGTPPRGHLAVCVGPSMQRFVIPTEYLKHRAFAALLREAEEEFGFQQEGVLRIPCEVPAFEAILKAVEKNKKDAAALCYCSYEYAADEVALGTPNNPLCR; via the coding sequence ATGGAGCAGCATCCCGGAGGCAAgaagtcgaacaagatcacCGAGATCGTGCGGCTGCAGCAGATGCTCAAGAAGTGGCGCAAGCTCTCCGTCGCGCCGAAagacgcggccgccggcgccggcggcaatggcggcggcgggggcggcgccggaggaggaggcaacgCGGGCGAGAGCAAGGCGAAGAAGTTCCTGAAGCGGACGCTGTCGTTCACGGACAGCGGGCCGTCGTCGGGGTGCGGcgggtcgccgtcgtcggggaCGCCGCCGAGGGGGCACCTGGCGGTGTGCGTGGGCCCGTCGATGCAGCGGTTCGTGATCCCGACGGAGTACCTCAAGCACCGGGCTTTCGCGGCGCTGCTCCgggaggccgaggaggagttcggGTTCCAGCAGGAGGGCGTGCTCCGCATCCCCTGCGAGGTGCCCGCCTTCGAGGCCATCCTCAAGGCCGTCGAGAAGAACAAgaaggacgccgccgccctctgcTACTGCAGCTACGAgtacgccgccgacgaggtcgCCCTCGGCACGCCCAACAACCCGCTGTGCAGATGA
- the LOC102709738 gene encoding nuclear pore complex protein NUP88: MTRITAPPPPPSPPSSPPPLRHSPASGTPRSRRRHSPSPSLALTPSSASTSAAATSRPKVRPSPRRGYTPAQWVPLPSHPSFSRGDGGEGGGAAWDAAASRLYVWDPSARGVHRICLRVRDAEAGKDGEDVAVEAAVPSEMLMPETDLGYNAMHVSLNTDGSSLLLAGSHNISVLYVHERVSKDGDTIICRTVPVASQILPSNNDGIKVLQTSWHPFSSSHFGVLTSDAVFRLFDLSFSLEQPEQEFFLQPILPGKCQNASSICPVAFSYGSDHLWDRFSVFILFSDGSIFVLCPIVPFGSDYNKKHILEIYEDVNAFGLKSSNQNVVTNSRLAIAWLEATFPDLLHLPADSSGLMSRAHPYASLDDSLTLQGPLCRVCEENSEPESKSNSCEGKAVGFVYSSVGKDSVLVTAWGSGHLQIDALADEIQPQWSIGIPTRLNVDSHGQIKSVAMICDSNSEDSWAMRSYRPSSTGSNVKSNTDAVWMGHSPPLLRLAIVDLALPKTSNDSSLSLFLDPLVPERFYCAHGGGLDMVTLHFLPFSYPEMASTPPSVHPILTTGDSETNYPFLSGFVTIADAYGHVQLVSITCPGECFVVEMKGWKEPTPLQLDIDSKFIKDVESFTTGMISKELVTGPDPPIVSSSSSLRSLAPDSIEGKSTLHHYIKVFHEHYVEYGHKVFIELKEHADYLKTEIEDKQKRLQSVKQTLLSIEAKDQDINNRINRAFKVYDLLEKRIEGFKILPAANKKPLSRAEQEFKAQLDRFADVELDALRSSITALSARMKRFAHPPIGSAASTGMPSWQTPKGPRTHVSDSQMSLLKSSLGKLSLLNEENNLKLQLIEHELKNQEQ; encoded by the exons ATGACTCGCATCaccgcgcccccgccgccgccctcgccgccctcgTCTCCACCCCCACTCCGCCACTCCCCCGCCTCGGGGACCccgcgctcccgccgccgccactcgcCTTCCCCGTCCCTCGCGCTcaccccctcctccgcctccacctccgccgccgccacctcgagGCCCAAGGTgcggccgtcgccgaggaggGGCTACACGCCGGCTCAGTGGGTTCCGCTCCCGTCTCATCCATCGTTCTCCCGTGGTGATGGCGGGGAGGGCGGTGGAGCCGCGTGGGATGCCGCGGCGTCGCGGCTGTACGTGTGGGACCCTTCGGCGCGCGGCGTCCACCGGATATGCTTGCGGGTTCGCGATGCGGAGGCGGGGAAGGACGGGGAGGACGTCGCCGTGGAAGCTGCCGTGCCTTCGGAG ATGTTGATGCCGGAGACTGATCTTGGTTACAATGCCATGCATGTATCACTTAACACTGATGGTTCATCGCTTCTACTTGCTGGATCACATAACATAAGTGTGCTGTATGTACATGAGAGAGTTTCTAAAGATGGTGATACAATCATATGCAG GACTGTGCCAGTTGCTTCTCAAATCTTACCCAGCAACAATGATGGCATAAAAGTACTGCAGACATCGTGGCACCCTTTTAGCAGCAGTCACTTTGGAGTCTTGACATCAGATGCTGTTTTCAG GTTATTTGATCTGTCATTCAGTTTAGAGCAACCAGAGCAGGAGTTCTTTTTGCAGCCAATTCTACCTGGCAAATGTCAGAATGCTTCATCAATTTGTCCTGTGGCATTCTCATATGGGAGTGATCATCTGTGGGATAGATTTTCG GTTTTCATCTTATTCAGTGATGGTTCAATTTTTGTGCTCTGTCCCATTGTTCCATTTGGAAG CGATTACAATAAGAAACATATTCTAGAAATATATGAAGATGTTAATGCATTTGGACTGAAATCCTCAAATCAAAATGTTGTCACCAACTCACGTTTGGCGATTGCTTGGTTGGAAGCAACTTTTCCTGACTTGCTACATCTGCCAGCAGATTCCAGTGGATTGATGTCTAGAGCTCATCCATACGCATCACTCGATGATTCTCTAACTTTACAG GGACCTCTTTGTAGAGTTTGCGAAGAAAACAGTGAACCTGAAAGCAAGAGCAACTCTTGTGAAGGCAAAGCTGTGGGTTTTGTGTACAGTTCTGTTGGTAAAGATTCCGTTCTTGTAACTGCCTGGGGTAGTGGACACCTCCAAATTGATGCTCTTGCTGATGAAATTCAACCACAGTGGAGCATAGGAATTCCTACCCGTCTTAATGTCGATTCACATGGACAAATAAAGAGTGTCGCTATGATATGTGACTCTAATTCAGAAGATTCTTGGGCCATGCGATCATATCGCCCATCCAGTACAGGATCAAATGTGAAGAGCAATACAGATGCTGTTTGGATGGGGCACTCTCCTCCTTTGCTAAGACTTGCCATTGTTGATTTAGCACTGCCAAAAACTTCCAATGATAGCTCTTTATCATTGTTTCTAGATCCCCTTGTTCCAGAGCGATTTTATTGTGCTCATGGTGGGGGACTTGACATGGTCACACTGCACTTCCTGCCATTTTCATACCCTGAAATGGCATCCACTCCACCCTCTGTGCATCCTATTCTCACTACAGGAGATAGTGAGACAAATTATCCCTTCCTTTCTGGTTTTGTTACCATAGCAGATGCATATGGCCATGTGCAGTTAGTCAGCATTACATGCCCAGGTGAGTGCTTTGTGGTGGAGATGAAGGGTTGGAAGGAACCAACGCCTCTTCAGCTTGACATAGACAGCAAGTTCATCAAGGACGTGGAATCTTTCACAACTGGGATGATCAGTAAAGAGCTCGTCACAGGTCCTGATCCACCCATAGTTTCATCTTCATCGAGCTTGAGGTCGTTAGCACCTGACTCTATTGAAGGAAAATCCACTCTCCATCACTATATTAAGGTTTTCCATGAGCACTATGTGGAGTATGGGCACAAG GTTTTCATTGAGCTCAAGGAACATGCGGACTACCTGAAGACAGAAATTGAAGACAAGCAAAAACGCTTGCAATCAGTGAAGCAAACACTTCTATCCATAGAAGCCAAAGACCAAGATATCAACAACCGGATAAATCGGGCCTTTAAGGTATACGATCTGCTGGAAAAACGCATCGAGGGCTTCAAGATACTGCCTGCGGCAAACAAGAAGCCATTATCACGAGCAGAGCAGGAGTTCAAAGCACAGCTAG ATAGGTTTGCAGATGTGGAGCTGGATGCATTGCGCTCTTCAATTACTGCTCTGAGTGCAAGGATGAAACGATTTGCTCACCCACCCATTGGCAGTGCGGCTAGTACAGGAATGCCATCATGGCAGACACCGAAGGGTCCACGAACCCATGTTTCGGACTCCCAGATGTCATTACTAAAATCTTCTCTTGGGAAGCTCTCTCTCCTCAACGAGGAGAACAATCTAAAGCTGCAGCTCATTGAGCATGAACTCAAGAACCAGGAGCAATAG
- the LOC102718541 gene encoding 26S proteasome non-ATPase regulatory subunit 1 homolog A-like: protein MAAAVATVSSASGILAMLQEPAEELKLHALASLNSVVHLFYPEISTSIPTIESLYEDEDFDQRQLAALVVSKVFYYLGELNDALSYALGAGPLFDVSDDSDYAHALLAKALDEYASFKTKASKGMEEVENVDPRLEAIVERMLEKCILDGKYQQAMGMTIECRRLDKLEEAIVRCDNIHGALSYCINLSHQYVNHREYRFEVLRCLVKIYQTLPHPDYLSICQCLMFLGEPETVANILDKLLSGSEDDALLAYQIAFDLVENENQAFLLNVRNRLASQSPESNPDSGSALPDDQTGNAGTDSTEPAGDVQMRDDTATPNGSAHTIDPHEVARADRLAKMVARAGRLAKIKGILSGETSIQLTLQFLYSHNRSDLLILKTIKQAVEMRNSVCHSATICANAIMHAGTTVDTFLRENLEWLSRATNWAKFSATAGLGVIHRGHLQQGRALMAPYLPQSGAVGGGSPYSEGGALYALGLIHANHGEGIKQFLRESLRNTSAEVIQHGACLGLGLAALGTADEEIYEDIKNVLYTDSAVAGEAAGIGMGLLMVGTASEKASEMLAYAHDTQHEKIIRGLSLGIALTVYGREEEADTLIEQMTRDQDPILRYGGMYALALAYRGTANNKAIHQLLHFAVSDVSDDVRRTAVMALGFVLYNEPEQTPRIVSLLSESYNPHVRYGAALAVGISCAGSGLSDAISLLEPLTSDVVDFVRQGALIAMAMVMIQTNESFDSRVGTFRRQLEKIILDKHEDTMSKMGAILASGILDAGGRNVTIKLLSRNKHDKLTAVVGLAVFSQFWYWYPLLYFISLAFSPTAFIGLNNDLNVPKFEFLSHAKPSLFEYPKPTTQQTTTSTVKLPTAILSTYAKAKSRAKKDAESKANQEKATEEVSGSTSSKAAKTQEKDADAMQVDNTVEKKAPEPEPTFQILTNPARVIPTQEKFIKFIEDSRYVPVKPAPSGFILLQDMRPTEAEVLALTDAPSTVATSTGATTAATGQQASSAMAVDDEPQPPQPFEYTS, encoded by the exons atggcggcggcggtggccacgGTGAGCTCCGCGAGCGGCATCCTCGCGATGCTGCAGGAGCCTGCGGAGGAACTCAAGCTGCACGCGCTCGCCAGCCTCAACTCCGTCGTGCACCTCTTCTACCCGGAGATCTCCACCAGCATCCCCACCAT TGAGAGCCTGTATGAAGACGAGGATTTTGATCAAAGGCAGCTCGCTGCACTTGTTGTTTCTAAG GTATTTTACTACCTTGGTGAGCTAAATGATGCACTGTCCTATGCACTTGGTGCTGGTCCACTTTTTGATGTATCTGACGATTCAGATTATGCTCATGCTCTTTTAG CAAAAGCATTGGATGAGTATGCCAGTTTCAAGACGAAAGCTTCTAAAGGCATGGAGGAGGTAGAAAATGTGGACCCCAGATTAGAGGCCATAGTCGAGCGAATGCTGGAGAA GTGTATCCTTGATGGTAAATATCAACAGGCCATGGGAATGACCATTGAATGCCGGCGTCTGGATAAATTGGAGGAAGCAATTGTTCGATGTGATAATATTCATGGGGCTCTTTCATATTGTATCAACCTTTCCCACCAATATGTTAATCACCGTGAATATCGCTTTGAG GTTCTCCGCTGTCTGGTTAAGATATACCAGACATTGCCACATCCAGATTACCTGAGCATTTGCCAGTGTCTTATGTTTTTGGGTGAGCCGGAAACTGTGGCAAACATATTGGACAAGCTGCTTTCTGGAAGCGAG GATGATGCGCTCCTTGCATACCAAATTGCCTTCGATCTTgttgaaaatgaaaatcaaGCTTTCCTTTTGAATGTGAGGAATCGTCTGGCTTCGCAAAGTCCTGAGTCTAACCCTGATAGTGGATCAGCTTTACCAGATGATCAAACTGGTAATGCGGGTACAGATAGCACAGAACCAGCTGGGGATGTTCAGATGAGAGATGATACAGCTACACCAAACGGTAGTGCTCACACAATAGATCCACATGAGGTAGCACGTGCTGATAGGCTTGCAAAAATGGTAGCACGTGCTGGTAGGcttgcaaaaataaaaggaatacTGTCAGGGGAGACATCTATCCAGCTGACGCTGCAGTTTTTGTATAGCCACAACAG GTCGGATCTTTTAATTCTGAAAACAATAAAGCAGGCTGTGGAAATGAGGAACAGTGTTTGCCACAGTGCAACAATATGTGCCAATGCAATCATGCATGCTGGAACAACTGTAGACACTTTCCTAAGAGAGAACCTg GAGTGGTTAAGCAGGGCAACCAATTGGGCTAAATTCAGTGCAACTGCTGGCCTAGGTGTCATTCACAGAGGCCACCTTCAACAAGGCCGGGCTTTGATGGCCCCCTACCTACCTCAAAGTGGTGCTGTCGGTGGTGGTAGTCCATACTCAGAAGGTGGTGCCCTATATGCTCTGGGTTTGATTCATGCTAACCATGGTGAAGGGATCAAACAATTCCTCCGTGAGAGCCTTCGCAACACCAGTGCTGAG GTGATCCAACATGGAGCCTGTTTGGGCCTTGGGCTTGCAGCTTTGGGGACAGCAGATGAGGAGATATATGAGGACATAAAGAATGTTCTTTACACAGACAGTGCTGTGGCCGGTGAAGCAGCCGGTATTGGAATGGGCTTGCTAATGGTTGGGACAGCCAGTGAGAAGGCCAGTGAGATGCTTGCCTATGCTCATGATACACAGCATGAAAAGATTATTAG GGGGTTGTCACTTGGCATTGCATTGACGGTGTATGGCAGGGAAGAGGAAGCTGACACCTTGATTGAACAAATGACAAGAGATCAAGATCCCATACTACGTTACGGTGGCATGTATGCCTTGGCTCTAGCCTACAGGGGAACTGCAAATAATAAAGCCATACACCAACTGCTGCATTTTGCTGTATCCGATGTCAGTGACGATGTTCGGAGGACTGCAGTTATGGCTCTTGGATTTGTTCTATACAATGAACCCGAGCAG ACTCCAAGAATTGTGTCCTTGCTCTCTGAATCATACAACCCACATGTCCGCTATGGTGCTGCTTTAGCTGTTGGGATATCCTGTGCTGGAAGTGGACTAAGTGATGCTATTTCTTTGTTAGAGCCTCTTACATCAgatgttgttgactttgtTCGCCAGGGAGCTCTCATTGCTATGGCGATGGTCATGATTCAGACTAATGAATCCTTTGATTCCCGTGTTGGAACATTCAGGCGTCAGTTGGAAAAGATCATTCTTGACAAACACGAGGACACCATGAGCAAAATGGGTGCCATACTGGCTTCTGGTATTCTAGATGCTGGTGGCAGGAATGTCACAATCAAACTTCTCTCAAGGAACAAGCATGACAAGCTTACCGCTGTGGTTGGCCTTGCCGTTTTCAGTCAGTTCTGGTACTGGTATCCTCTCCTATATTTTATCAGCTTGGCCTTCTCGCCAACAGCCTTCATTGGACTCAACAATGATCTTAATGTACCGAAGTTTGAGTTCTTGTCACATGCTAAACCATCCCTCTTTGAGTATCCCAAACCAACAACACAGCAGACTACAACTTCAACTGTCAAACTGCCAACGGCCATCTTGTCAACATATGCCAAGGCCAAATCTAGGGCAAAGAAGGATGCAGAAAGCAAAGCTAACCAGGAGAAAGCAACAGAAGAAGTTTCTGGGTCTACTTCAAGTAAGGCCGCCAAAACTCAGGAGAAGGATGCTGATGCAATGCAG GTTGATAACACGGTGGAGAAGAAGGCTCCTGAACCTGAACCGACCTTCCAGATCCTCACAAACCCGGCTCGCGTCATCCCTACCCAAGAGAAGTTCATCAAGTTCATCGAGGACAGCCGATACGTCCCCGTGAAACCTGCTCCGTCTGGATTCATCCTCCTCCAGGACATGCGGCCGACCGAGGCAGAGGTGCTCGCACTCACCGATGCCCCCTCAACCGTGGCCACGAGCACAGgtgccaccaccgccgccacagGCCAACAGGCCTCGTCTGCAAtggccgtcgacgacgagccGCAGCCGCCACAACCTTTCGAGTACACCTCGTAA
- the LOC102718825 gene encoding probable nucleoredoxin 3 yields MGEMAEGVAEAGKKCMSIPQLAGAETLLSSGGKEVPLSSINGKRTCLFFSAHWCRPCRNFTPKLLQIYKKLRNTGKNIEIIFISLDHDEISFLDHFKCMPWLALPFNTGLRQKLFKQFDIEHIPALIPLSTKIYDGFGIEEDAVKLVEEYGVDAYPFGEKRRHELEGMDDARRQGGNLQELLGCKERNYVISADGIKIPISDLNGKTIGLYFGAHWCPPCRTFTKQLREVYNELKTLRPGNFQVIFISMDRNEEEFQASLTEMPWFSIPYSDITMQELSRIFTIKGIPTLLILGPDGKAYKTDGRTVISKYGAMAFPFTESRTYEMEESLKKERDSLPHRVRDHRHEHELELDMTKAFICDECQQKGQNWVFSCKQCNFDLHPTCVQESTDVNI; encoded by the exons ATGGGAGAGATGGCAGAGGGTGTTGCTGAAGCAGGCAAGAAATGTATGAGCATTCCACAGTTGGCAGGTGCTGAAACTCTTCTGTCCAGTGGAGGAAAG GAAGTACCTCTGTCATCCATTAACGGGAAGAGAACCTGCCTCTTCTTCTCAGCTCATTGGTGCAGGCCATGCAGGAACTTTACCCCAAAGTTACTCCAAATTTACAAGAAACTCAGGAATACTGGCAAGAATATAGAGATAATCTTCATATCACTTGACCACGATGAGATCAGCTTCTTGGACCACTTCAAATGCATGCCATGGCTTGCCTTACCATTTAACACTGGCCTAAGGCAAAAGTTATTCAAGCAATTTGACATTGAGCACATCCCAGCATTGATTCCTTTGTCAACAAAGATATATGATGGATTTGGAATTGAAGAGGACGCAGTAAAGCTGGTCGAGGAGTATGGAGTAGACGCCTACCCCTTCGGTGAAAAGAGGAGACACGAGCTGGAGGGTATGGATGATGCCAGGAGACAAGGAGGTAATCTTCAGGAACTTCTTGGCTGCAAGGAAAGAAATTATGTCATAAGTGCAGATGGCATAAAG ATTCCTATATCTGACCTTAATGGCAAGACAATTGGCCTGTACTTCGGGGCACACTGGTGCCCACCTTGCCGTACCTTCACTAAGCAGCTCAGGGAGGTGTACAATGAGCTGAAAACCTTGAGACCTGGAAATTTCCAGGTTATATTCATTTCCATGGACCGCAATGAGGAAGAATTCCAGGCAAGCCTGACTGAAATGCCATGGTTTTCTATCCCCTATTCTGACATAACTATGCAAGAACTCAGTAGGATTTTCACTATCAAAGGCATCCCAACACTCCTGATACTTGGACCAGATGGTAAAGCGTACAAGACAGATGGAAGGACagttatttcaaaatatggaGCAATGGCATTCCCTTTTACAGAATCAAGAACTTATGAGATGGAGGAATCTctcaaaaaggaaagagacaGCCTGCCTCACCGAGTGAGAGATCATCGTCACGAGCATGAGCTTGAGTTGGACATGACTAAGGCTTTTATATGTGATGAATGCCAACAGAAAGGGCAAAACTGGGTCTTCTCTTGCAAGCAATGCAACTTCGATCTCCACCCAACCTGTGTGCAAGAAAGTACTGACGTAAACATTTGA